A part of Caldicellulosiruptor owensensis OL genomic DNA contains:
- a CDS encoding glycoside hydrolase family 13 protein produces the protein MQVIHNQVHDIFALSKNRFYVRLWVQKGLVRSVTLIFSDRYDLEVQKVKMDFYMNVGSFEVYTAHVQNKTPRFAYKFLIELLDGSFKIFNQFGLADTEENLYFDAFQFPYANEADIFEKPSFAEGLVVYEIFPDRFKRGKKEVHSPKLFDWDYCSWDVPGSEVFLGGDFAGIKEKIEYFKTLGINAIYLTPIFKSVSSHRYNVDDYFDVDPLLGTKEEFKDLVRSLHKNGIRVILDMVFNHTGVGFLAFQDVIKNGENSKYYSWYNIKSLPVDVQKGNYETFAINVRSMPRINTSNKDVQDFFLEVLKYWLLEFDVDGFRFDVANELDKNFIRRIRRELKAIKKDVLLIGEVMHRSENFLMGDMFDGVMNYFSWEVFARYLMGKYNAEDASRILADYRLKFNPILFSCQLNLIGSHDTERVLTRLNHNKKLAMLAAVYNLTYQGIPMIYYGDEIGMEGGHDPDSRRGMIWEQEKQDKEIFDLYRRLIDLKRTSSALNCDDVKEYSVGDVLCFERKSESEIVYVLFNPRKALQRVRLWSEFIVDREIEFFTTQQKVKNHSCYIELELNPVSFEIVIVK, from the coding sequence TTGCAAGTTATTCACAATCAAGTTCATGACATTTTTGCTCTGAGCAAGAATAGGTTCTACGTAAGACTGTGGGTGCAAAAAGGTTTGGTAAGAAGTGTCACTTTGATATTCTCAGACAGGTATGATTTGGAAGTCCAAAAGGTTAAGATGGACTTTTACATGAATGTGGGAAGTTTTGAGGTATATACAGCGCATGTGCAAAACAAAACCCCAAGATTTGCGTACAAGTTTTTGATTGAGCTTTTGGATGGAAGTTTTAAAATATTTAACCAGTTTGGACTTGCGGATACTGAAGAAAACCTATATTTTGATGCTTTCCAATTTCCTTATGCAAATGAGGCAGATATCTTTGAAAAACCTTCTTTCGCAGAGGGTTTGGTTGTCTATGAAATATTCCCCGACAGGTTCAAAAGAGGCAAAAAAGAAGTGCATAGCCCAAAATTATTTGATTGGGATTACTGCAGCTGGGATGTACCAGGCTCTGAAGTTTTTCTTGGTGGTGATTTTGCAGGCATAAAAGAAAAAATAGAGTATTTTAAAACTCTTGGAATAAATGCAATTTATCTTACACCAATTTTTAAATCAGTGTCCAGCCACCGCTACAACGTGGACGACTACTTTGACGTTGACCCGCTTTTGGGTACAAAAGAGGAGTTTAAAGATTTGGTAAGAAGCCTTCACAAAAACGGTATCAGAGTAATACTTGACATGGTTTTCAACCACACAGGTGTTGGATTTTTAGCTTTTCAGGATGTCATAAAAAATGGAGAAAATTCAAAGTATTACAGCTGGTATAATATAAAGTCTTTACCTGTTGATGTCCAAAAAGGAAATTATGAGACTTTTGCAATCAATGTGAGGAGCATGCCGAGGATAAATACTTCAAACAAAGATGTTCAGGACTTCTTTTTAGAGGTTTTAAAGTACTGGCTTTTGGAGTTTGACGTTGACGGGTTCAGGTTTGATGTTGCAAACGAGCTTGACAAAAACTTTATTAGAAGAATAAGAAGAGAGCTAAAAGCCATAAAGAAAGATGTTCTTTTAATTGGTGAGGTTATGCATAGGAGCGAAAACTTTTTGATGGGAGACATGTTTGACGGGGTGATGAACTACTTTTCGTGGGAAGTTTTTGCAAGGTATTTGATGGGTAAATATAATGCAGAGGATGCATCAAGGATTTTGGCAGACTACAGGCTAAAATTTAATCCTATACTTTTTTCGTGCCAGCTAAACCTCATTGGCAGCCACGACACAGAAAGGGTTTTGACAAGGCTAAATCACAACAAAAAACTTGCAATGCTTGCTGCAGTTTACAACCTTACCTATCAGGGAATTCCTATGATTTACTATGGTGATGAAATTGGAATGGAAGGCGGGCATGACCCTGACTCAAGAAGGGGGATGATATGGGAACAAGAAAAGCAGGACAAGGAGATTTTTGACCTGTACAGAAGATTGATAGATCTCAAAAGAACATCTTCGGCTCTAAACTGTGACGATGTTAAAGAGTACTCAGTGGGAGATGTGCTTTGTTTTGAAAGAAAAAGTGAAAGCGAAATTGTGTACGTTCTTTTTAATCCACGCAAAGCTTTGCAGAGGGTAAGGCTGTGGTCAGAGTTTATTGTTGACAGAGAAATTGAATTTTTCACCACGCAGCAGAAAGTTAAAAACCATTCATGCTATATTGAACTTGAACTGAATCCCGTGAGCTTTGAAATTGTAATTGTTAAATAA
- a CDS encoding class II aldolase/adducin family protein, with product MQDIQTIKSQICRIGRIMYERGYISGPDGNISVRVDKDKIITTPSGVSKGFLHEDMLVLIDMEGKILEKTNYKPSSEIKMHLKVYQEREDIGACVHAHSPYATTFAVLRKPLDKPILAESVFIFGGYIPVAPFATPSTVEVPESIAPFIKDYDAVLLSNHGVLTYDKDLEMAFYKLEIVEFWAKILFMSNQIGTPQVLSPEEIQKVLDLRKDK from the coding sequence ATGCAGGATATACAGACCATCAAATCCCAGATATGCAGGATTGGAAGAATTATGTATGAAAGAGGTTATATAAGCGGACCTGATGGAAACATCTCTGTAAGAGTCGACAAGGATAAAATCATTACAACACCGTCGGGTGTGTCGAAAGGTTTTTTGCATGAAGACATGCTGGTTTTAATTGACATGGAAGGTAAAATTCTTGAAAAGACAAATTACAAGCCATCGTCTGAAATAAAGATGCACCTCAAAGTTTATCAAGAAAGAGAAGACATAGGCGCCTGTGTTCATGCACATTCACCTTATGCAACAACATTTGCAGTCTTAAGAAAGCCTCTTGACAAGCCAATTTTAGCAGAGTCAGTTTTCATCTTTGGCGGGTATATCCCTGTTGCGCCGTTTGCAACACCTTCAACAGTTGAGGTGCCAGAGTCAATAGCACCTTTTATAAAAGACTATGATGCTGTGCTTCTTTCAAATCATGGTGTTTTGACATACGATAAGGACTTGGAGATGGCATTTTACAAACTCGAGATTGTTGAGTTCTGGGCAAAGATTTTATTTATGTCAAACCAGATAGGCACACCGCAAGTTTTGAGCCCTGAGGAAATTCAAAAGGTTTTGGATTTGAGAAAGGATAAGTAA
- a CDS encoding sugar ABC transporter substrate-binding protein has protein sequence MKNLKRILTVALIIAFAVVALIPLSGVFATSKKQLVVWSHLTQDEVKALQPIADKWGKANGYTVKVISDQGSFQSFQTAAMSGKGPDIMFGIPHDNLGAFWKAKLLEPVPVNLIDKKNFVSTALDACSFEGKLYALPIAMETYALFYNTSKVKEAPKTMSQLLTLAKKYGFMYDVNNFYFSFAFIAQNGGYVFKNKGGALDPNDIGLATNGAIKGLSLIRDFVLTYKFMPKDIKGDIAKGNFQNQKIAFYISGPWDVQDFIKAKVPFAVAPLPKTDDGKPTPSFVGVQAAFISAKSKNKDAAFKLAKYLVENSALTLFKVGHRIPVLNNVLASSEVKADKIMSAFAEQAKVGIPMPNIPEMSAVWTPAGNALSLITTGKATPKQAADAMVKQIKQGIAQMQ, from the coding sequence ATGAAAAATCTAAAAAGAATCTTGACAGTAGCGCTAATAATTGCTTTTGCAGTTGTGGCTCTGATACCACTGAGTGGTGTATTTGCAACATCCAAAAAGCAGCTTGTTGTATGGTCACATCTTACTCAAGATGAGGTAAAAGCTTTACAACCAATTGCAGACAAGTGGGGAAAGGCAAACGGATACACTGTAAAAGTCATCAGTGATCAGGGTTCATTCCAGAGCTTTCAGACGGCTGCAATGAGTGGAAAAGGTCCAGACATTATGTTTGGTATTCCACATGACAATCTCGGTGCTTTCTGGAAAGCAAAGCTTTTGGAGCCTGTTCCAGTAAATCTCATTGACAAGAAAAACTTTGTATCAACTGCGCTTGATGCATGTTCATTTGAAGGTAAGCTCTATGCTCTTCCAATTGCTATGGAGACATATGCACTTTTTTACAATACATCAAAAGTAAAAGAGGCTCCAAAGACAATGAGCCAGCTGCTCACATTAGCTAAGAAATACGGGTTTATGTACGATGTTAATAACTTCTATTTCAGCTTTGCGTTCATTGCTCAAAATGGTGGATATGTGTTCAAGAACAAAGGTGGTGCTCTTGATCCAAACGATATCGGACTTGCAACAAATGGTGCAATAAAAGGACTTTCATTGATAAGAGACTTTGTTTTGACATACAAATTCATGCCAAAGGACATCAAAGGTGATATTGCAAAAGGTAATTTCCAGAACCAGAAGATTGCATTTTACATCAGCGGTCCATGGGATGTTCAGGACTTTATAAAGGCAAAAGTACCATTTGCAGTAGCACCGCTACCAAAGACAGATGATGGAAAACCAACACCTTCATTTGTTGGTGTTCAGGCAGCATTTATTTCTGCAAAGTCCAAAAACAAAGATGCAGCATTTAAACTTGCAAAATATCTTGTAGAAAATTCAGCTTTGACCTTGTTCAAAGTTGGTCACAGAATTCCTGTATTAAACAACGTTCTTGCAAGCAGCGAGGTTAAAGCAGATAAAATAATGAGTGCATTTGCAGAACAGGCAAAGGTGGGAATACCAATGCCAAACATTCCAGAAATGTCTGCTGTTTGGACTCCAGCAGGCAATGCGCTCTCGCTTATAACAACAGGTAAAGCAACACCAAAGCAGGCAGCAGATGCTATGGTAAAACAGATAAAACAGGGTATTGCTCAGATGCAATAA
- a CDS encoding carbohydrate ABC transporter permease: MKKREPIGYAYLAPALISMAVLSFFPIAMTVYYAFTNFNLNHMEDYKFVGFKNFVDIITGPFKEVFAPTFAWTFTFALVTVLINFAVGLLLAVLLNNKFMKETNIYRSILIIPWAIPGTIASLAWQGLLNEEYGAINMLLKTFHINPIPWMTDPFWAKISIFIVNLWLSYPFMMNAALGALQSIPPELYEVAEIDGAGWFTKLFKITIPMIVPTALPILISSFAYAFNNFNVVYLVTGGGPARLDTQFAGHTDLLVSTTYKLTMQFYRYDLASAMSIIIFFIVGTISLINMKLTRAFEGGEK; this comes from the coding sequence ATGAAAAAGCGCGAGCCAATAGGATATGCTTATCTTGCACCGGCTTTAATATCCATGGCAGTGCTATCTTTCTTTCCTATTGCGATGACGGTATATTATGCATTTACAAATTTTAATCTAAATCACATGGAAGACTATAAATTTGTAGGGTTTAAGAATTTTGTTGATATTATAACAGGACCTTTCAAAGAAGTATTTGCGCCAACATTTGCATGGACATTTACATTTGCCCTTGTTACAGTTCTTATTAATTTTGCAGTAGGACTTTTGCTTGCCGTGCTTCTCAACAACAAGTTTATGAAAGAGACAAATATTTACAGGTCAATTTTAATAATACCATGGGCCATTCCAGGTACAATTGCTTCTCTGGCTTGGCAGGGACTTTTGAACGAGGAGTATGGGGCAATAAACATGCTTTTGAAAACTTTTCATATAAACCCCATACCATGGATGACAGATCCGTTCTGGGCAAAGATAAGTATATTTATTGTCAACCTGTGGCTTTCGTACCCGTTTATGATGAATGCAGCGCTTGGTGCTCTCCAGTCAATTCCGCCAGAGCTTTATGAAGTTGCTGAGATAGACGGAGCTGGCTGGTTCACAAAACTATTTAAAATTACAATACCAATGATTGTACCAACAGCACTTCCAATTTTGATTTCGTCGTTTGCATATGCTTTTAATAACTTCAATGTTGTGTACCTTGTTACAGGTGGCGGACCTGCAAGGCTTGACACTCAGTTTGCAGGGCATACCGACCTTCTTGTTTCAACAACATATAAACTTACAATGCAGTTTTACAGGTATGATTTAGCATCTGCAATGTCAATTATAATCTTCTTTATTGTGGGTACAATTTCGCTTATTAATATGAAACTTACAAGAGCGTTTGAAGGTGGTGAAAAATAA
- a CDS encoding sugar ABC transporter permease, whose product MVGREYMTRQDAIALWISRVIIWIAIILSLLPTWFIIVASLSKGGAFFQSSFFPKEITFENYIELFRKKSSPSQTLPDFVMWVKNSLIVCFGVAFLQIFMTAPAAYAFSRINFVGRKNGLKTLLILQMFPTFMAMPAIYGLLAKFNLLDNLFALILVLAGGSAFNIWLLKGNMDQIPYEIDEAAIIDGAGHFLIFRKIILPLTAPMLAVMFIWSFNGVFNEFLLSSLVLQSPENATVPIGLRNFINNQFSANWPMFSAASILASLPIVIIYMALQKQIQSGLAAGAVKG is encoded by the coding sequence ATGGTTGGAAGAGAGTATATGACAAGGCAGGATGCTATTGCTCTATGGATATCAAGAGTGATTATTTGGATTGCAATAATACTTTCACTGCTTCCTACATGGTTTATCATAGTTGCATCACTATCAAAAGGTGGAGCGTTCTTCCAGTCGTCGTTTTTCCCAAAAGAGATTACGTTTGAAAACTATATAGAACTTTTTAGAAAAAAGAGCAGTCCATCACAGACATTGCCTGACTTTGTAATGTGGGTTAAAAACAGCTTGATAGTATGTTTTGGCGTTGCATTTTTGCAAATTTTCATGACAGCTCCAGCAGCATATGCATTTTCACGGATAAACTTTGTTGGAAGAAAAAATGGGCTTAAAACACTTTTGATTTTACAGATGTTCCCGACTTTTATGGCAATGCCAGCGATATATGGTCTTCTGGCAAAATTTAATCTTCTTGACAATCTGTTTGCGTTAATTCTGGTACTTGCCGGTGGTTCAGCTTTCAACATATGGCTTTTGAAAGGAAACATGGACCAGATACCATATGAAATTGACGAGGCGGCAATAATTGACGGTGCAGGACATTTTCTGATTTTCAGAAAGATTATTTTGCCTCTTACCGCTCCGATGCTTGCTGTGATGTTCATCTGGAGTTTTAATGGTGTGTTCAACGAGTTTTTACTCTCAAGCTTAGTTCTGCAATCACCTGAGAATGCGACAGTACCAATTGGTCTTAGAAACTTTATAAACAACCAGTTTTCGGCTAACTGGCCAATGTTCTCAGCTGCGTCAATCTTGGCGTCACTGCCAATTGTGATTATATACATGGCACTTCAAAAACAAATTCAAAGTGGGCTTGCAGCAGGTGCTGTCAAGGGTTAA
- the glgP gene encoding alpha-glucan family phosphorylase, translated as MKKLPTVAYFSMEFGLDSNFKIYAGGLGILAGDYLKAAKDLGYPVVGVGILWKQGYNKQIVTEEYGVIDAFPIYRYDFLKDTGVKVKVRIRNRDVYCKVWKVDNFGNADLYLLDTDLPENGDRWITGQLYGWFGEERVAQEMVLGIGGVRALKELGIKVDVYHFNEGHAVFAGLELVRYYMEEKGLAFEQALSKAKEKIVFTTHTPVEAGNETHPLRLLMYMGANLNLTEEQLVYIGGAPFNMTVAALRLARISNAVSDLHKVTANAMWAKVDRRSEIIGITNGVHVGTWADRRILESRNNPEKLWQTHTQIKRELLDFVEKRTGIKLKEDILTIGFARRAAPYKRSDLIFRDKEAADKMFKNDLQIIFAGKSHPLDDTGKEIVNNIIAMSKKYPGKVVFLEDYDMEIGKMLTRGCDIWLNNPRRPLEACGTSGMKAAMNGVLNVSTLDGWWPEACQHGINGWQIGDGFESKDEREQDSHDLKSLVNVMQNEVIPTYYNNRDKWIKMMQNSIESTLEKFSAERMVKEYYEKMYIQKPHKD; from the coding sequence ATGAAGAAACTTCCAACAGTTGCGTATTTTAGCATGGAATTTGGTCTTGATTCTAATTTTAAAATCTATGCAGGTGGGCTTGGAATACTTGCAGGTGACTACCTAAAAGCTGCAAAAGATCTTGGATATCCTGTTGTGGGTGTTGGAATACTGTGGAAGCAGGGGTACAACAAGCAAATTGTAACGGAAGAGTATGGAGTGATTGACGCTTTTCCAATCTACAGATATGACTTTTTAAAAGATACAGGTGTTAAGGTCAAGGTGCGAATTAGAAATAGAGATGTATACTGCAAGGTGTGGAAGGTAGATAATTTCGGTAATGCCGATCTTTACCTTCTTGACACTGACCTTCCAGAAAATGGTGACAGGTGGATTACAGGACAGCTTTATGGCTGGTTTGGTGAAGAAAGAGTTGCTCAAGAAATGGTTTTAGGGATAGGCGGTGTGAGAGCCTTAAAAGAGCTTGGTATCAAGGTTGATGTTTACCATTTCAATGAAGGACATGCTGTGTTTGCCGGGCTTGAACTTGTAAGGTATTATATGGAAGAAAAAGGTCTTGCGTTCGAACAGGCACTATCTAAAGCAAAAGAAAAGATTGTGTTTACAACACACACACCGGTTGAGGCAGGGAATGAAACACATCCATTGAGGCTTCTTATGTATATGGGAGCAAACTTGAACTTAACTGAAGAACAGCTTGTTTATATTGGTGGTGCGCCATTTAATATGACGGTTGCAGCCCTCAGACTTGCAAGGATTTCAAATGCTGTATCTGACCTACACAAAGTAACAGCAAATGCTATGTGGGCAAAAGTTGACAGAAGAAGCGAGATAATTGGTATTACAAATGGTGTTCATGTTGGAACATGGGCAGACAGAAGAATATTAGAGAGCAGGAACAATCCAGAAAAGCTGTGGCAAACACATACTCAAATAAAACGTGAACTTTTAGATTTTGTTGAAAAAAGAACGGGTATCAAATTAAAAGAAGATATCTTAACAATTGGCTTTGCAAGAAGAGCAGCTCCATATAAAAGAAGTGACCTTATTTTCAGAGACAAAGAAGCAGCTGATAAGATGTTTAAAAATGATCTTCAGATAATCTTCGCAGGTAAAAGCCACCCGCTTGATGATACCGGTAAAGAGATTGTCAACAACATCATTGCAATGTCTAAAAAGTATCCTGGCAAGGTTGTGTTTTTGGAAGATTATGACATGGAAATTGGTAAAATGCTCACGCGCGGTTGCGATATTTGGCTTAACAACCCTCGAAGACCTTTAGAGGCATGCGGAACTTCTGGAATGAAAGCTGCAATGAACGGTGTTTTGAACGTTTCAACCCTGGATGGATGGTGGCCTGAGGCATGTCAGCACGGAATAAACGGATGGCAGATTGGAGATGGATTCGAGTCAAAAGATGAAAGAGAGCAAGATAGCCACGATCTTAAGAGTTTAGTTAATGTTATGCAAAACGAAGTAATTCCAACATACTACAATAACAGGGATAAGTGGATAAAGATGATGCAAAATAGTATTGAATCTACACTTGAAAAGTTTTCGGCAGAGAGGATGGTAAAAGAGTACTACGAGAAGATGTATATTCAAAAACCCCACAAGGATTGA
- a CDS encoding LacI family DNA-binding transcriptional regulator, with protein sequence MATIKEIAKEANVSPSTVSRVLAGSSKISPETTKRVLEAIKKLGYVPNANAKGLAVKKSFTVGVFVPREPENAFLNSFFDQVITSICTVVNSFEYDILLAISNPEKERELLKRLVESKKVDGFVLLSSREKDPAIEYLKSIDFKFVVIGRPIGYENSVNWVDNDNQKAGFEATEYLIGLGHRKIAFMGGPSDLVVTADRFSGYKKALEKYGIQPRSSYIKFANYYRKSYRENAYEILNQEDRPTAIVCMDDLIAIEVFKVAESLNLKVGKDLSVIAFNNSNVSEICQPPLTTVDINILHLGRLAAEVLMMDLGESTKTYRRIIVPHQIVERDSCGKAQML encoded by the coding sequence ATGGCAACAATAAAAGAAATAGCAAAAGAAGCTAATGTTTCACCATCCACTGTTTCACGGGTTCTTGCAGGCAGCAGCAAAATCAGCCCTGAGACAACCAAGCGAGTTCTTGAGGCTATAAAGAAGCTTGGTTATGTTCCAAACGCAAATGCAAAAGGGCTGGCTGTAAAAAAATCTTTTACAGTTGGTGTATTTGTGCCGCGAGAACCCGAGAACGCCTTTTTAAATTCTTTTTTCGACCAGGTGATAACAAGCATATGCACTGTTGTAAATAGTTTTGAATATGATATCCTGCTTGCTATCTCAAACCCTGAAAAGGAAAGAGAGCTTTTGAAAAGACTTGTTGAAAGCAAAAAGGTTGATGGCTTTGTGCTTCTTTCATCAAGGGAGAAAGACCCTGCAATTGAATATCTAAAAAGCATTGACTTTAAGTTTGTAGTGATTGGAAGACCGATTGGCTATGAAAACAGTGTAAACTGGGTTGACAATGACAATCAAAAAGCAGGGTTTGAAGCAACCGAGTACCTTATAGGACTGGGACACAGGAAAATTGCGTTCATGGGCGGACCCAGTGATTTGGTGGTTACGGCCGACAGGTTTTCAGGCTACAAGAAAGCTCTTGAGAAATATGGTATACAACCAAGAAGCTCCTATATAAAATTTGCAAACTATTACAGAAAAAGCTACAGAGAAAATGCATATGAGATTTTGAATCAAGAGGACAGGCCAACCGCCATCGTGTGCATGGACGATCTGATTGCTATTGAGGTTTTCAAAGTTGCTGAAAGTCTCAATCTTAAGGTTGGAAAAGACCTTTCAGTGATTGCTTTTAACAACTCAAATGTAAGTGAAATATGTCAGCCGCCTCTTACAACAGTTGACATTAACATTCTTCACCTTGGCAGACTTGCTGCTGAAGTACTGATGATGGATCTTGGCGAGTCAACAAAGACATACAGAAGAATAATAGTGCCACATCAGATTGTTGAAAGAGACTCGTGCGGCAAAGCTCAAATGTTATAA